The Brassica napus cultivar Da-Ae chromosome C7, Da-Ae, whole genome shotgun sequence genome has a segment encoding these proteins:
- the LOC106376574 gene encoding basic leucine zipper 1 encodes MANAEKTSSGSDIDEKKRKRKLSNRESARRSRLKKQKLMEDTIIEISTLERRIKENIERCKVARRRLDSLESENVALRSEKTWLLSYVSDLENMIATTSLTLTHSGGDDENVNVEIAAGDCRRRPMHEYSCGSLQTLASFET; translated from the coding sequence ATGGCAAACGCAGAGAAGACAAGTTCAGGTTCCGACATAgatgagaagaagaggaaacgCAAGTTGTCAAACCGCGAATCAGCTAGAAGGTCGCGTCTGAAGAAACAGAAGTTAATGGAAGACACCATCATCGAGATCTCGACTCTCGAGAGACGAATCAAAGAGAACATCGAGAGATGCAAAGTGGCGAGACGGAGGCTAGACTCGCTCGAGTCTGAAAACGTTGCTTTGAGATCGGAGAAGACGTGGCTTTTGAGCTATGTCAGCGATTTAGAGAACATGATTGCCACGACTTCCTTAACGCTGACGCATAGTGGCGGCGATGACGAGAACGTAAACGTGGAAATAGCGGCTGGAGATTGTAGGCGTAGACCAATGCACGAGT
- the LOC106348868 gene encoding probable prefoldin subunit 3 gives MSSSSPSGSGGDLSERRGIPAAKFIQDVETYLSQSSLDSNSALAFHQERLQQYKVVEMKLLAQQRDLQAKIPDIEKCLEVVGTLEARKGTGEALLADFEVSEGIYSRACIEDTDSVCLWLGANVMLEYSCEEATALLKNNLENAKASLEVLVADLQFLRDQVTVTQVTIARIYNYDVQQRRVKQVAPTAITAADS, from the exons ATGTCGTCGTCTTCTCCGAGTGGTAGCGGTGGCGATTTGAGCGAGAGAAGAGGGATTCCCGCCGCTAAATTCATCCAGGATGTCGAGACTTACCTCTCTCAGTCCAGCCTCGATTCTAACTCTGCTCTCGCCTTCCATCAAGAAAG GCTTCAGCAGTATAAAGTTGTGGAGATGAAGCTTCTTGCCCAGCAGAGGGATCTTCAG GCTAAAATCCCAGATATTGAGAAGTGCTTAGAGGTTGTTGGCACGTTGGAAGCAAGGAAGGGTACTGGTGAG GCTCTTTTAGCAGATTTTGAGGTGTCTGAAGGAATATATTCACGGGCCTGTATTGAAGACACCGACTCAGTGTGTTTGTGGTTGGGAGCAAATGTCATGCTAGAATATTCCTGTGAAGAG GCTACAGCCCTTTTGAAAAACAATCTGGAAAATGCTAAAGCAAGCCTGGAGGTTCTTGTAGCTGATTTGCAGTTCTTGAGGGACCAAGTCACAGTTACTCAG GTGACTATTGCGCGTATCTATAACTATGATGTTCAACAAAGGAGGGTTAAACAAGTTGCCCCCACTGCTATTACCGCTGCAGACTCGTGA
- the LOC125589794 gene encoding probable WRKY transcription factor 48, which translates to MEKKIEHQQKEQLNSTNTDIKIDHQEQQISQASSSSSHMANLATSSDHHLHQLELAGNNINFSSIFDAPISLPFPYSYFEDHSSNNPNSFLDLLRQDQHQFASSSTPSSFSFDAFPLQNNNDTNLFFTDLPLPQAMTTKAESSEVVNTAPTSPNSTSVSSSSNEAANDNTNKEVAVKDQEEGDQKEHKGTKPQLKAKKKNQKKAREARFAFLTKSDIDNLDDGYRWRKYGQKAVKNSPYPRSYYRCTTVGCGVKKRVERSSDDPSIVMTTYEGQHSHPFPMTPRGHLGMLTSPILDHGATTASSSSFSIPQPRYLLTQHHQPYNSMYNTSLNMINRSSSDGTFINPGSSSFPGFGYDHMPQASTPTTSAIRDHGLLQDILPSQIREDTINTQINEEDKK; encoded by the exons ATGGAGAAGAAGATAGAACATCAACAAAAGGAGCAGCTCAACAGTACGAACACAGATATCAAGATAGATCACCAAGAACAACAAATCTCTCaagcatcatcttcatcatcacacATGGCGAATCTAGCTACGTCATcagatcatcatcttcatcagtTGGAGCTAGCTGGGAACAACATCAACTTCTCAAGCATCTTTGATGCTccaatatctttaccttttccTTATTCTTATTTCGAAGATCACTCCTCTAATAATCCCAACTCTTTTCTTGACTTGCTCAGACAAGACCAACATCAATTTGCTTCATCCTCTACCCCATCTTCTTTCTCATTCGATGCCTTTCCTCTCCAAAACAACAACGATACCAATCTCTTTTTCACTGATTTACCCTTGCCTCAAGCTATGACAACAAAGGCTGAGTCATCAGAAGTTGTCAACACAGCACCGACATCTCCAAACTCAACCTCAGTCTCCTCTTCATCCAACGAAGCTGCAAATGATAATACTAATAAGGAGGTTGCTGTTaaagatcaagaagaaggagatcaaaAAGAGCACAAGGGTACTAAGCCACA GTTAaaggcaaagaagaagaaccaaaaGAAGGCAAGAGAGGCTAGGTTTGCGTTTCTGACCAAGAGCGATATTGATAACCTTGACGACGGTTATAGATGGAGAAAGTACGGCCAGAAAGCTGTCAAAAACAGTCCTTATCCCAG AAGCTATTATCGTTGCACCACAGTAGGTTGTGGAGTGAAGAAGAGAGTGGagagatcctccgatgatccTTCCATCGTCATGACAACCTACGAAGGTCAACACTCCCACCCTTTCCCCATGACGCCACGTGGACACCTCGGAATGCTCACGTCACCAATCCTTGACCATGGTGCAACCACcgcgtcatcatcatcattctctATCCCTCAGCCACGCTACTTGCTAACTCAGCATCATCAACCCTACAACAGCATGTACAACACTTCCCTAAACATGATCAATAGAAGCTCCTCCGATGGTACTTTCATTAATCCAGGGTCATCGTCATTCCCTGGATTTGGTTATGATCATATGCCACAAGCTTCTACGCCGACTACTTCTGCCATTAGAGATCATGGATTACTTCAAGATATTCTTCCTTCGCAGATCAGAGAGGATACTATTAACACCCAAATCAATGAAGAGGATAAGAAATAA